A single Nycticebus coucang isolate mNycCou1 chromosome 16, mNycCou1.pri, whole genome shotgun sequence DNA region contains:
- the LSG1 gene encoding large subunit GTPase 1 homolog isoform X1, translated as MGRRRAPGGGSLGRTLIRHQTQRSSRHRHTDSWLHTSELNDGYDWGRLNLQSVTEQSSLDDFLATAELAGTEFTAEKLNIKFVLPEARTGLLSFEESQRIKKLHEENKQFLCIPRRPKWNKNTSPEELKQAEKDNFLQWRRQLVRLEEEQKLLLTPFERNLDFWRQLWRVIERSDWTISCLFFSDIVVQIVDARNPLLFRCEDLECYVKEIDASKENIILINKADLLTAEQRSAWATYFEKEDVKVIFWSALAGAVQLSDDPEEQVNRDDGEVNTTESENSSCDESEIPPTETGSLLGRDSLSLSKGSTTDEDDAEYEDCQEEEEEDWQTCSEEDSVHGEEAWGQNWKKNYAADSAAQASRAPQKRQIRNFSHLVSKQELLELFKHLHTGKKVKGGQLTVGLVGYPNVGKSSTINTIMGNKKVSVSATPGHTKHFQTLYVEPGLCLCDCPGLVMPSFVSTKAEMTCSGILPIDQMRDHVPPVSLICQNIPRHVLEATYGINIIKPREDDDPHRPPTSEELLTAYGYMRGFMTAHGQPDQPRSARYILKDYVNGKLLYCHPPPGRDPVTFQHQHQRLLENETNGDDIKMQPSGNKKAKQIENVVDKTFFHQENVRALTKGIQAVMGYKPGSGMVAAATGSSENVAGKPWKKHGNKNKKEKSRRLYKHLDM; from the exons ATGGGTAGGAGGAGAGCTCCAGGTGGTGGGTCTCTGGGACGGACCCTTATTCGCCATCAGACCCAGCGAAGCAGTCGCCACCGCCACACTGATTCCTGG TTGCATACAAGTGAACTCAATGACGGCTATGATTGGGGTCGTCTCAATCTTCAGTCAGTGACTGAACAGAGCTCCCTTGATGACTTCCTTGCAACTGCAGAACTTGCAGGAACAGAGTTCACAGCTG AGAAACTTAACATTAAGTTTGTGCTGCCTGAGGCTAGAACTGGACTTTTATCTTTTGAAGAGAGCCAGAGAATTAAGAAGCtccatgaagaaaacaaacaattctTATGTATACCAAGGAG ACCAAAGTGGAACAAAAATACTAGCCCAGAAGAACTCAAACAGGCAGAGAAAGATAACTTTCTACAATGGAGACGTCAGCTTGTCCG GCTAGAAGAGGAACAAAAACTGCTATTGACTCCATTTGAGCGAAATTTGGACTTTTGGCGCCAGCTCTGGAGAGTCATTGAGAGAAG TGATTGGACCatctcatgtttgtttttcagcgATATTGTGGTCCAGATAGTAGATGCTCGAAACCCCCTCCTATTTAGATGTGAGGATTTG GAATGTTATGTGAAAGAAATTGATGCCAGTAAGGAGAACATTATTCTGATCAACAAGGCAGACCTATTGACTGCTGAGCAGCGGAGTGCCTGGGCCACGTACTTTGAAAAAGAAGATGTCAAGGTTATTTTCTGGTCAGCTTTGGCTGGAGCTGTTCAGCTGAGTGATGACCCTGAG GAACAAGTAAACAGAGATGATGGAGAAGTCAACACAACCGAGTCTGAAAACTCCAGTTGTGATGAGTCTGAAATTCCACCCACGGAGACCGGAAGTCTCCTGGGCAGGGATTCTCTCTCACTTAGCAAAGGTTCCACTACAGATGAAGACGACGCTGAGTATGAGGACtgtcaggaggaagaggaggaggattggCAGACATGTTCAGAAGAAGACAGTGTCCATGGTGAAGAGGCCTGGGGCCAGAACTGGAAGAAAAACTATGCAGCAGATTCTGCGGCTCAGGCCAGCAGAGCCCCACAGAAGAGGCAGATACGCAATTTTAGCCACCTGGTGTCAAAGCAGGAATTACTGGAGCTCTTTAAGCATCTACACACTGGGAAGAAGGTGAAAGGTGGCCAACTTACTGTTGGGCTG GTGGGCTACCCCAATGTTGGTAAGAGCTCAACAATCAACACCATCATGGGCAACAAGAAGGTGTCTGTATCTGCCACCCCTGGGCACACAAagcattttcag ACTCTGTATGTGGAGCCTGGCCTCTGCCTATGTGACTGCCCCGGCCTGGTAATGCCGTCTTTTGTGTCTACCAAGGCGGAAATGACTTGCAGTGGAATCCTCCCAATTGACCAGATGAGAGATCACGTCCCACCTGTATCTCTG ATTTGCCAGAATATTCCAAGACACGTTTTAGAAGCTACCTATGGTATTAATATCATAAAGCCTAGAGAGGATGACGACCCCCATCGACCTCCAACATCAGAAGAACTGTTGACCGCCTACGGAT ATATGCGAGGATTCATGACAGCGCACGGACAGCCAGACCAACCTCGATCTGCACGCTACATCTTGAAAGATTATGTCAAT GGTAAGCTGCTGTATTGTCATCCGCCTCCTGGAAGGGATCCTGTGACCTTTCAGCATCAACACCAGAGACTCCTAGAGAACGAGACAAATGGTGATGACATAAAAATGCAGCCCAgtggaaataaaaaagcaaagcagaTTGAAAATGTAGTTGACAAAACTTTTTTCCATCaa GAGAATGTGAGAGCTTTGACCAAAGGAATCCAGGCTGTGATGGGTTACAAGCCTGGGAGTGGCATGGTGGCTGCAGCTACTGGGAGTTCTGAGAATGTGGCTGGGAAGCCCTGGAAAAAAcatggcaacaaaaataaaaaagagaaaagtcgtAGACTATATAAGCACCTGGATATGTGA
- the LSG1 gene encoding large subunit GTPase 1 homolog isoform X2 encodes MGRRRAPGGGSLGRTLIRHQTQRSSRHRHTDSWLHTSELNDGYDWGRLNLQSVTEQSSLDDFLATAELAGTEFTAEKLNIKFVLPEARTGLLSFEESQRIKKLHEENKQFLCIPRRPKWNKNTSPEELKQAEKDNFLQWRRQLVRLEEEQKLLLTPFERNLDFWRQLWRVIERSDIVVQIVDARNPLLFRCEDLECYVKEIDASKENIILINKADLLTAEQRSAWATYFEKEDVKVIFWSALAGAVQLSDDPEEQVNRDDGEVNTTESENSSCDESEIPPTETGSLLGRDSLSLSKGSTTDEDDAEYEDCQEEEEEDWQTCSEEDSVHGEEAWGQNWKKNYAADSAAQASRAPQKRQIRNFSHLVSKQELLELFKHLHTGKKVKGGQLTVGLVGYPNVGKSSTINTIMGNKKVSVSATPGHTKHFQTLYVEPGLCLCDCPGLVMPSFVSTKAEMTCSGILPIDQMRDHVPPVSLICQNIPRHVLEATYGINIIKPREDDDPHRPPTSEELLTAYGYMRGFMTAHGQPDQPRSARYILKDYVNGKLLYCHPPPGRDPVTFQHQHQRLLENETNGDDIKMQPSGNKKAKQIENVVDKTFFHQENVRALTKGIQAVMGYKPGSGMVAAATGSSENVAGKPWKKHGNKNKKEKSRRLYKHLDM; translated from the exons ATGGGTAGGAGGAGAGCTCCAGGTGGTGGGTCTCTGGGACGGACCCTTATTCGCCATCAGACCCAGCGAAGCAGTCGCCACCGCCACACTGATTCCTGG TTGCATACAAGTGAACTCAATGACGGCTATGATTGGGGTCGTCTCAATCTTCAGTCAGTGACTGAACAGAGCTCCCTTGATGACTTCCTTGCAACTGCAGAACTTGCAGGAACAGAGTTCACAGCTG AGAAACTTAACATTAAGTTTGTGCTGCCTGAGGCTAGAACTGGACTTTTATCTTTTGAAGAGAGCCAGAGAATTAAGAAGCtccatgaagaaaacaaacaattctTATGTATACCAAGGAG ACCAAAGTGGAACAAAAATACTAGCCCAGAAGAACTCAAACAGGCAGAGAAAGATAACTTTCTACAATGGAGACGTCAGCTTGTCCG GCTAGAAGAGGAACAAAAACTGCTATTGACTCCATTTGAGCGAAATTTGGACTTTTGGCGCCAGCTCTGGAGAGTCATTGAGAGAAG cgATATTGTGGTCCAGATAGTAGATGCTCGAAACCCCCTCCTATTTAGATGTGAGGATTTG GAATGTTATGTGAAAGAAATTGATGCCAGTAAGGAGAACATTATTCTGATCAACAAGGCAGACCTATTGACTGCTGAGCAGCGGAGTGCCTGGGCCACGTACTTTGAAAAAGAAGATGTCAAGGTTATTTTCTGGTCAGCTTTGGCTGGAGCTGTTCAGCTGAGTGATGACCCTGAG GAACAAGTAAACAGAGATGATGGAGAAGTCAACACAACCGAGTCTGAAAACTCCAGTTGTGATGAGTCTGAAATTCCACCCACGGAGACCGGAAGTCTCCTGGGCAGGGATTCTCTCTCACTTAGCAAAGGTTCCACTACAGATGAAGACGACGCTGAGTATGAGGACtgtcaggaggaagaggaggaggattggCAGACATGTTCAGAAGAAGACAGTGTCCATGGTGAAGAGGCCTGGGGCCAGAACTGGAAGAAAAACTATGCAGCAGATTCTGCGGCTCAGGCCAGCAGAGCCCCACAGAAGAGGCAGATACGCAATTTTAGCCACCTGGTGTCAAAGCAGGAATTACTGGAGCTCTTTAAGCATCTACACACTGGGAAGAAGGTGAAAGGTGGCCAACTTACTGTTGGGCTG GTGGGCTACCCCAATGTTGGTAAGAGCTCAACAATCAACACCATCATGGGCAACAAGAAGGTGTCTGTATCTGCCACCCCTGGGCACACAAagcattttcag ACTCTGTATGTGGAGCCTGGCCTCTGCCTATGTGACTGCCCCGGCCTGGTAATGCCGTCTTTTGTGTCTACCAAGGCGGAAATGACTTGCAGTGGAATCCTCCCAATTGACCAGATGAGAGATCACGTCCCACCTGTATCTCTG ATTTGCCAGAATATTCCAAGACACGTTTTAGAAGCTACCTATGGTATTAATATCATAAAGCCTAGAGAGGATGACGACCCCCATCGACCTCCAACATCAGAAGAACTGTTGACCGCCTACGGAT ATATGCGAGGATTCATGACAGCGCACGGACAGCCAGACCAACCTCGATCTGCACGCTACATCTTGAAAGATTATGTCAAT GGTAAGCTGCTGTATTGTCATCCGCCTCCTGGAAGGGATCCTGTGACCTTTCAGCATCAACACCAGAGACTCCTAGAGAACGAGACAAATGGTGATGACATAAAAATGCAGCCCAgtggaaataaaaaagcaaagcagaTTGAAAATGTAGTTGACAAAACTTTTTTCCATCaa GAGAATGTGAGAGCTTTGACCAAAGGAATCCAGGCTGTGATGGGTTACAAGCCTGGGAGTGGCATGGTGGCTGCAGCTACTGGGAGTTCTGAGAATGTGGCTGGGAAGCCCTGGAAAAAAcatggcaacaaaaataaaaaagagaaaagtcgtAGACTATATAAGCACCTGGATATGTGA
- the LSG1 gene encoding large subunit GTPase 1 homolog isoform X3 — MGRRRAPGGGSLGRTLIRHQTQRSSRHRHTDSWLHTSELNDGYDWGRLNLQSVTEQSSLDDFLATAELAGTEFTAEKLNIKFVLPEARTGLLSFEESQRIKKLHEENKQFLCIPRRPKWNKNTSPEELKQAEKDNFLQWRRQLVRLEEEQKLLLTPFERNLDFWRQLWRVIERSDWTISCLFFSDIVVQIVDARNPLLFRCEDLECYVKEIDASKENIILINKADLLTAEQRSAWATYFEKEDVKVIFWSALAGAVQLSDDPEEQVNRDDGEVNTTESENSSCDESEIPPTETGSLLGRDSLSLSKGSTTDEDDAEYEDCQEEEEEDWQTCSEEDSVHGEEAWGQNWKKNYAADSAAQASRAPQKRQIRNFSHLVSKQELLELFKHLHTGKKVKGGQLTVGLVGYPNVGKSSTINTIMGNKKVSVSATPGHTKHFQTLYVEPGLCLCDCPGLVMPSFVSTKAEMTCSGILPIDQMRDHVPPVSLICQNIPRHVLEATYGINIIKPREDDDPHRPPTSEELLTAYGYMRGFMTAHGQPDQPRSARYILKDYVNGKLLYCHPPPGRDPVTFQHQHQRLLENETNGDDIKMQPSGNKKAKQIENVVDKTFFHQVKCESFDQRNPGCDGLQAWEWHGGCSYWEF; from the exons ATGGGTAGGAGGAGAGCTCCAGGTGGTGGGTCTCTGGGACGGACCCTTATTCGCCATCAGACCCAGCGAAGCAGTCGCCACCGCCACACTGATTCCTGG TTGCATACAAGTGAACTCAATGACGGCTATGATTGGGGTCGTCTCAATCTTCAGTCAGTGACTGAACAGAGCTCCCTTGATGACTTCCTTGCAACTGCAGAACTTGCAGGAACAGAGTTCACAGCTG AGAAACTTAACATTAAGTTTGTGCTGCCTGAGGCTAGAACTGGACTTTTATCTTTTGAAGAGAGCCAGAGAATTAAGAAGCtccatgaagaaaacaaacaattctTATGTATACCAAGGAG ACCAAAGTGGAACAAAAATACTAGCCCAGAAGAACTCAAACAGGCAGAGAAAGATAACTTTCTACAATGGAGACGTCAGCTTGTCCG GCTAGAAGAGGAACAAAAACTGCTATTGACTCCATTTGAGCGAAATTTGGACTTTTGGCGCCAGCTCTGGAGAGTCATTGAGAGAAG TGATTGGACCatctcatgtttgtttttcagcgATATTGTGGTCCAGATAGTAGATGCTCGAAACCCCCTCCTATTTAGATGTGAGGATTTG GAATGTTATGTGAAAGAAATTGATGCCAGTAAGGAGAACATTATTCTGATCAACAAGGCAGACCTATTGACTGCTGAGCAGCGGAGTGCCTGGGCCACGTACTTTGAAAAAGAAGATGTCAAGGTTATTTTCTGGTCAGCTTTGGCTGGAGCTGTTCAGCTGAGTGATGACCCTGAG GAACAAGTAAACAGAGATGATGGAGAAGTCAACACAACCGAGTCTGAAAACTCCAGTTGTGATGAGTCTGAAATTCCACCCACGGAGACCGGAAGTCTCCTGGGCAGGGATTCTCTCTCACTTAGCAAAGGTTCCACTACAGATGAAGACGACGCTGAGTATGAGGACtgtcaggaggaagaggaggaggattggCAGACATGTTCAGAAGAAGACAGTGTCCATGGTGAAGAGGCCTGGGGCCAGAACTGGAAGAAAAACTATGCAGCAGATTCTGCGGCTCAGGCCAGCAGAGCCCCACAGAAGAGGCAGATACGCAATTTTAGCCACCTGGTGTCAAAGCAGGAATTACTGGAGCTCTTTAAGCATCTACACACTGGGAAGAAGGTGAAAGGTGGCCAACTTACTGTTGGGCTG GTGGGCTACCCCAATGTTGGTAAGAGCTCAACAATCAACACCATCATGGGCAACAAGAAGGTGTCTGTATCTGCCACCCCTGGGCACACAAagcattttcag ACTCTGTATGTGGAGCCTGGCCTCTGCCTATGTGACTGCCCCGGCCTGGTAATGCCGTCTTTTGTGTCTACCAAGGCGGAAATGACTTGCAGTGGAATCCTCCCAATTGACCAGATGAGAGATCACGTCCCACCTGTATCTCTG ATTTGCCAGAATATTCCAAGACACGTTTTAGAAGCTACCTATGGTATTAATATCATAAAGCCTAGAGAGGATGACGACCCCCATCGACCTCCAACATCAGAAGAACTGTTGACCGCCTACGGAT ATATGCGAGGATTCATGACAGCGCACGGACAGCCAGACCAACCTCGATCTGCACGCTACATCTTGAAAGATTATGTCAAT GGTAAGCTGCTGTATTGTCATCCGCCTCCTGGAAGGGATCCTGTGACCTTTCAGCATCAACACCAGAGACTCCTAGAGAACGAGACAAATGGTGATGACATAAAAATGCAGCCCAgtggaaataaaaaagcaaagcagaTTGAAAATGTAGTTGACAAAACTTTTTTCCATCaagtaa AATGTGAGAGCTTTGACCAAAGGAATCCAGGCTGTGATGGGTTACAAGCCTGGGAGTGGCATGGTGGCTGCAGCTACTGGGAGTTCTGA